From the genome of Sylvia atricapilla isolate bSylAtr1 chromosome 19, bSylAtr1.pri, whole genome shotgun sequence:
GTCCAGGCTGTGAATAGCATGGCAGCAGTGGACAGCAggaaacagctgaaagaaaacacCCCTAAGGCGATCATGGTACATTTCCCAAATAGCAACAGCCATTCTTTGCCCAGAGAAAGGCTACAAACAGAGGGGGAAAACTCAGTCTGATGCCCTGGGGCCATTTTCAGGTATTAGTGGCATGTGGACTAGACTGCCCTTTGGGAAAAATCTCTGTCTGCAAGCCCCCTGTGTTGTGCCAGCATCTCAGACTTTCCAGAAGTCCCAGAACTTTGTGTCTGGCAAATGTGTTCAGGCTCTGTGTCCAGGGTAAAGGATTCCTGCTGGCTTCTCCAGGCAGGTTGCTCTGCATCTCGCTGTGGTGAGGCTGAGACAGAAAAGCCACAGCTGTTGCTGGATGAGGTTGCCAGGAGCTCAacctcagcagggctctgcctgcagtgaggctcctggcagggagctgtgccccGTGGCGTGAGATGAGGTGGCCCAGGGAGCACTGAATGCTTCAATGGCCTCACAACATCACCCCTGAGATTTTGACTTCCCTGTTATGCTGCCTGGCAGGCACCTGCCTCCTGTCCTCCCTGGTGGAGAGGAACCTAAGGGACCAAGTCCTAAGGGATGCACGCTCCCAGAGATGCACATGGCTGGGCAGGAGAAGGGTGGCTGCTTTATAACTTCTGCTACCAACAATATCTGCTGACTAAGAGACTTTTTGGGACCCTCATGATTTTCCCTGCCTGATTCATGGAATATTCATGACCAAGAGGATAAGGCACATCTTCCCCACGACAGttccaaacacagaaaatctttcctttgATGACCTGTTCCTCCAGGGGTAATCCATGTGCTTTCCACCTCATCCTCATCAGGAGAGAGACAAACCTGCCTCCACATCCCCTTCCTGCATGTCCCTTCTCTCTGGCGACTTCTCTGACAAGTTCCAATGGCAGTGGAAGTTCATCAAGGCTGCACTGAACATCCCCACGGTGCAGGTGACCTCCCTGacatctcacacacacacacacacacatacacactctCCCACTCACAGGAGGGACCAGCAGAGTCAGGATGAGGGGGTTTGGCAGGTCAGTCTCTCTGGTTGTTACCAGTAAGGGGTGGTGGCCAGGAGGATCTGCAGGGCCATGGAGAAGCAGGGCAGCTGGGCCACGCTGTAGGCCACGGAGCGTGTGGGTGCCCTCAGCTGCAGGAGGTAAGCAATGGTGTGGATGATCCGTCCCACGCAGAAGATGAGGAAGTGGATCCTGGCCACTGTGGGACTGGGATCCAGCAGGGAGTAGATGGCTCcgaggaagaggaaggggaagatgTTCTCCATGTCATTGCGGTGGGCTCTGAAAAGCAAGATAAGGTTGTTCCTTCCCACCAGAATTCCCTGTTTTCTCTCATTCCTTTTAGCCAGAGTTCCCATCCCTAGGTGCTGCTGGACCTCTCCATCATTGGATAGGGCAGACACAGCCTTCAAAATTGTCAGTTCTCCCTTACACACAGAGGCAGGAGAATTTCAATTTAGAGGCAGGAAAATTTCACACCCTGTGTCTCTCCCTTGGGACACTGAGCTCCTGAAACTTTCTCTCCGTGACTGGGATGCCTTTGCCACAGCAGATGACAGCTTGAGGGTTGGAGCTTTCAAataaacagagcaaaacaaagaCCCTGTGAAGCTGCAAAAAGCTCAAAACTGGTGTGGTGCCAGCACGGCATGGCCCCAGATGTGGCCATGCTACACAACAAAAGGCAGTTCCAGACCACAGCTTCTCCAGTGGAGAAACTCACGGGATGAGAAGAGTTTGTGGTTTCACCTCTGTCCATAAATGCATCCAAAGGGGACTGGGGAGGAGTGGCCCAACAACCCCCacagtgctccagcagcacatggGTAACAGCACCACAGTATGGCTGGAGGGGACATGTGGTGACACATCAGCACTGATGGGGGCAAACCTCGTGCTCCAGATGAACATACACCTGCCTGGATGTCACAGCATCActcccagcacccacagcattACTGAAACAGGATCTGCTCGTGCCATGAGTGTGGGTTGTGTCCTTCCTCCCCCAGGCACCATCCTCTGAACAAACCCCAAGGAATTGGGGgttcagcagggctggaaggacAAATggaagaaaggggagaaaggagagagctgAGAGGCAGCCAGGGGCCTCTCTAAGAGACAAGGGGTAAAtatcctgccctgctctgtccctgccctgcacaaactcctggctctgctcccctccagaCACAGTCTGACATGAAAAGCTGACATTGCCCTTGCTCTGGGGAAACACCTTAGATTGAATCTGCCTTCTCCAGGGCTGCAAATAGATCAGCAAGGACAGACTCTATGAGCTTTAGCTGACCAAGTCAGatcccaggctgccccaggtttttgctgcagctccagttatttatttttatggaagtttgctctgaaaaaaatcaaaagaagattatgattattatttctgctattattttctttttgctaggAAGGAAATGGATAATTTTCCATCCTCCTGCTGGCTATTAGGTCATGCTGGATGCTTTCTGAAGCAAATGCTGGAGGCAGTGGGACATGAGCAATGAGGTCCCCACGCACAGTCCACGGCTCATGGACaccagggcacagctccagtCCCTTTCCTCTACATCACCAGGAATCCAGCCTAGCACCTGGGACACTCCCTTCAGTAAGAGGGACAGGAAATCAAGCCCAGGGCTCAATAACCCCATGTTTTACCTCTGAGAAACTGTGATTCTTGCAGAAGAGGGGGAACATTCAGAGTTTGCCCAATCAGAGAGGCAAAAGTTATTGCAATCCTGTTCAGCCTCTTCCCAAATCCCCAAAAAGGGCAGCTGCCTACAGCACTGGGACCAGTCACTCTGTTGCCTGTCCAAGCTGTGCAGGGATCTGGGGTCCTGTCAGAGCAGGACACAAGGAACCTTTGAGTGTGGGTATGGGATGAGACACTGGGAGTCTGAGGGACTTTGAGCACCTAGAAAAGGGTTAGTCAGAGCTGGATGTTAGATGCAAACCCGaatccttctctttcccttgcTCCAGTGCACACCATGCTCCTGGTTAAAGATTAAATGCTCTAAGCGTGCAGGATCCCACAGCAGAGCTTGAGGCAGTCTGACCATCCAGAATATTACTTGATTAACGAGCCCTGTAGCTTCCCACTTCTTCTTtgccagcagctggtgcagaggGAATGGTGGCATGAGAGGGAATGGTGGCACAAGGAATGGTGGCACCAGAGGAAATGGTGACACCAGAGGGAATGGTGACACCAGAGGGAATGGTGACACCAGAGAGAATACTGGCACAAGGAATGTTGGCACCCCTCACCTGCGGCACCGCTCCACGTCAGGATCCTCACGGAAGAACTGCAACCCCCCATTGCGCAGGGCGTCCTCTGGGTTTGCAAATGCCTGTAAGAGAGAGTTCCCCCCCTACTTACAGTCCTCAGGAACCTCACAGGTAGGAGCTTTACCCCTAATCTTGAAGTCTTGTGGGGATTTTTACCTGCCCCGATTTGTCACCACTCTTTATAAAAATGAAGGTCACTGCACTTCCACGCACACTGTCCAGGTGTTAAAGCCTGCACCTCCCCAGGAGTTCTCCTTGTCCTCCAAAAAACCCAATGCTGCCTGCTGAACAGGTCCCACATTGAGGGTTTCAAGGGAGCTCCCACCTCACCTCAGCCCACTTCTTCCCATGGAACCCATTCAGAGGTGACTTTGCCAGCGAGTGAGATCACTGCTGGCAGAGAGCTTACAGACACAGTGCAGCCTCCAAAAGATAACCAGGACTGACAGATTAGAGAATATTCCCTGGCTGACTTCTTGGCAGTGGCACCATGTGGCTTTCCCATGGGGAAATGGGATCCTACACTAAtaaagttaaaaatgaaaattatttgcgCGAGCTCCCCACCTATGCTCAGAAGCTGTTCCTCAGGGACCTGGTTACATCTGACAGCTACATTTTGCAGTCTGGAAAGGGCCCTGGTGCTTTCTTTAATTATGTTACAAACCCAAacagtcccagggctggggcatcaTTTAGAATCACAAGGGGAGAAGACACTTCATCAGTTACATCAGGGTATTTGTATTCTATCTGAGTGCAGAAACGTCCCTCCTGCTCCACTGACGCAGTCAGAAACTCCTCAAATACTCTAAAACAGATTTTACAGAAAGCTGGGTTTTACCAGGAGCTGGGGTGAGGGTAATAAAAGTCCAGTTGGCCCCAACTCCTGATGGCAGCTGGTCCTCCCTGTATTTTCCCCGCTGACCAAGAACCATTTCCTCCAGCTTTGTTTTATTCCCCACGACTTGCTGCTCTCCCGGAGCATTCCCATGGCCAGTCAGCCCCCAAAAGCTCCAAAGCTGCTACATTGCAAGAAAAAGACCATTGCAATGATTTcttcttaaacattttttttcccttctccttttttccagacCCTGCAAATTAACTGTAAACAGACTCTTTCTAGAAGCACCTCACCTGCTTGGCATTTTAGATCTGATTATTATTTAGATTAGGTTTCCAAAATTATAAACATCAAGCTACAGATggtagaaacaaacaaaaagggtCAAAAAGAAGTGAGATAATTATCTGCTGCAGCTATGAAACAAGTTTTGCTTTCAACTGAAGAAAACTCAGCTTGCTTCAGGAAAATTTTGTTGAACTTTACAggaacaaaagaagaaagaaaaactacaGAAACCTAAGCAAAGAGCcagaaagggaggagaaaaccGAAACTGGATCTTACCTTCTTTCTGAGTCTCACTTGCCCCGTAATGATGGCAAccacatacatttttaaaatcaaaatagtGCTGTAGAACGTGAATGACAGGAACActttattttccatcattttgGGAGAACGTGCTGCTCGGTGGATTTAGCACACAAACCCAGGGGagatttctcctctctcctgtccTCCTGGCTTCCAGAGAGCCCcgcaggagggaggcaggaacAGCTGCGTTGAAACACAACACAAATCCTCTCATTTTCCAGCGAAAGCCCCGCAGCTCCTGTATCCCCCGCCAGGCTGCGGGGACAGCAATGCAGCCTCAGCCCCACATGGAACACGGTTCACCCGCTCATCACAGCCCGCGGACGAGCTGTCCTGAGCCAGGACACAGCGCCCTCGAGGGGGCCCTGGCACACAGCCTGACCTCCGAACCCTTTAAACCAGCCCAGCGCATCCCCCGTCCCACCTCCCGGCGTGTGCCCCAGGGACGGAGCCGCGCTGAGCATCCCTGCCTCGGCAGGCGCTGCTCACCCGCGGAGCGAAGCCCTTCGGCCGTCCAAGAAGGAGTTAGGGAGAAGGTAAGCGCCTGCCTCAGCCGCCTCCAGCCCTGTACTGGAGCCCACTCCTCCGGGGCCGCGCTTCCCGTCCCGCCCAGTGCTGGCTGAGCGCTCACTCCCATGGCAGAGGCAGCCGAGCCTTTCCTCCAGATCCACCTGCCGAGGGAtggacaggggacagagctgtcCCTTGACCCACCTCCTGGGAGCCTGGGCTCCGGGAATGACCAGCCTGGAACCCACCAGGCACGTCCTGGACCACAAAATCCCAAAACTGCGAGAAGTGAAGAGCAACCTGTCCGCCCCAAAGTCAGCTCATCCTGGTTTTCTCTGGGAGGATGAACCAAAGCAGCCAGCTGGAATTTTGTCCTTGGTTTAGAAAGTGCCATGTGAATTTTGGAGATGGCTTTTCCTCAGCCATCAAACGTTATGGAATAAAGAGTGGGATGGAaacctctgcaggcagctgggctgctACTTAATGCAAACTTAACTCCTTCTCCCCCAGTGCTAGCAGCAGCAAACCTCAGCCAGCCAGAGGCATGGGGGTTGACAGGAGCTCTTCAAATTTATTAGAGTAGAAGGGCTGGATTTGGTGTTAATTTCCttaacacagggaaaaaaaaaaaaaaagaaagaaaaaaaagagaagaaggaaaatacttaaatacttatttcaggaaaatagAAAACTCTTTCCATTTGCCCTCTGAGCCTTTCTCATGGCCATTCTGCCCTGGTGCTGCAAACCCAAAGACTGCTCCATGCAATGCTCTGGCTCAGCCCCATGACATTGGAGTGTGCCGGTGGAAGCACAAAGcaatgaagaaaacacaaagccaGATGTGCAATAGGAGCCAAAGTGCAAGCACAGAAACTGGATGTGACTCCTGTGGTGGCATGGCATAGGGGTGAATGTGGAGTGGAGGCCGTGTGGCCTAGTTTTTATGCCTGATACCCAGAAAAGTTTTGTCAAATAAAACCTCCTACCAAGAAATGCTCTGTACAACACACCCACAAATAACGGAAGATTTGATCACAGTTGGCAGCTCTTTGCACTATAGTGGTTAATAAGGTGTAAAAGCACCCCAGATTCATATCTAACTGGCAGAGAAGAATTTTACTTGAAATTCCTCTGACAGATTtgtcctcctctcctgccccacaggGGTCATCTTTTGGTAAGTCTTGTGTCCTCAGATATGCTGAATGTTAACCTGGGAAATGAAGACAGTGATTGCCATTGTATTGTTAGTGCTCTATAAAGCCACTCTGTAGTTCAGGCATTTATTGTGGGCAATCCAAAAGAACCATATATGTTACATTGAATAAATTGTGCTATTCCTGAACCCAGCTTGGCTCTTTTGAACGTGACCAGACCTATAGATCACAGACGATTCGCGCACCTGGCATGGGGCCTTGTAGTTACGTTTTTTCAACAGTGCAGAGAGCATTTGAAAACCCCAAGCACTTGGTTTTAAGGGGGAGGTACTTGCAGTTGGTCGCCACCACCCTGGCGTCGGGGAGGCTGCAGAACAAGTCCTGGCAAAGCCCAGTGTCAGCTCTGTGGCCTCTGGCAGGCTGCTTCCGTGGGGGTGGGAGTGGGGACACCAAGACATGCAGCCATGTAGATTCAGACTGTGGAAAGAGCTGGGGTGTTCACCAGCAAACCACATCCAACCCCACCCACACATCCCTGGAGCTCGGCAGGGTACTATAAACACCATAATGCCAAGTATAAGTAGGCAGTGGCAAAGCCACATCCCAAACACTGCTCCCCCCATCCCTCTTCTCCAGAGCTGATGGGGATCAGCCCATAGCAGAGAAGACCTCGGTGCCCAAGGACTGGGGTTATGCAGGGCCAGACCAGCCCCACGGCATGGATGAGATATTCTCCAGCAGCCCCTTCTCCCAGGAGCCTGGAAGAGGGCAAGCAGCCAGACCCTTCACCAACACACCACACCctccatccagcagctccagtttTTACCAGCTGACGATCCAGTCCACGGGGTCTTTGGCAGTGGGACCTTTTTCCTTCATGCACCTTCTTCCCCTCCCAAGGCAGCCAACACCTCTCCAAGCAGCAGGAATATGCACCTGCAGACAAGCCAGGACTCCTcctgccagccagccagccagccttCTCCTTGGCATCGTTCAAACACTGGCAAGGAGCCCTGGATAATTTGCACCAGCAACTGGCACCAATTTACATTAAATGGAGAGATCAAGAAGTACGCTTTTTTTAGGGATAAGCCCTCGGGGCAAACTCAGGTATGGATgtgctaattttaaaaatgggtttttttcctgtgtttttttaatgcatttcgAGCCCCTTTCACTGTTACACAGAGTGGAACCCCAGAGGGGAGGGTTATGGATGGGGATGAGGAGCAGAAGATGACTGCAAAGGCAGGTGTAACACTCCTGGGATCCCAGCTCCTTTCCACTTTACCAGGTTCAGTTCATGCTGGGTAGAACATCCACACTTGCACCTTCCTGGCTTTTGAGACCCAAGGCAAGGCAGCTGCCGGAAGCGTGTTCAACCATCCCATTAATCCATGAGGAAGCAGGCTGTTAATATTAATGGTTTGATCCTCCTCCACAGATCACATCCTGCCACGACAGAGCCCTTGACTGAAGAAGGCCAGGTCCTAAGGGCTGTATGTCTTTAAACTACAAGTCATGCCTTAAACCCTGAGCATGAGAGGTCTCAACCCAGGACAAGATCTACCTAAACCAAACACAGCTAGCaaaaaacactgctttttttttttttttccttttttttttttcctgagaaattattaataaaaatccGTATGAGGCTTTGAAAGATTGGGTCATCAGGTTAGACTGACCCCAGGAGCTGTAGAGAAATAATACAGCATTTTGCTGGAGGAAGAACTGAACTGTAGGAggcaaaaggaatgaaaaattcaTGGGAGGTGCTTGAAAAAAGTACATAAAAATAGAAGCCTGTAAAAGCAATTCTGCTTTGACAAGGTTATGGAATAAAAATCCCACACAGGTTATTTGACCAACTGAATTGTGCTACAGTATTGTGACTGCATTTTTCCACCCTCG
Proteins encoded in this window:
- the PTGES gene encoding prostaglandin E synthase, with protein sequence MMENKVFLSFTFYSTILILKMYVVAIITGQVRLRKKAFANPEDALRNGGLQFFREDPDVERCRRAHRNDMENIFPFLFLGAIYSLLDPSPTVARIHFLIFCVGRIIHTIAYLLQLRAPTRSVAYSVAQLPCFSMALQILLATTPYW